CCTTGAGCTTAAGATGGGCGAAAGATGAAGTTCAAGAAGTATGCGTGTATGCAAAAAAACCTCTACGAGACTGTAGAGGTTCATTAACGATTATATGAGTATGTAGGCAATAAGAAACCTAAAGAAAATATACTTCCCCTACAATGATTGCCCATAAGTTCAGTACCAGAATATATGCTCAATAATCCTGTACTTACAGATCATCAGGGTATCCATATTCTTCTTTGTTTCTCAACTCTTCAAAAGCCTTGCCTTATGCTTAAAGGCCAAGGACTTCTCCCATTTCACCAGCCATGCTACCGTCATGCGAATGCACTATCGGCCACAGCCTTCTGAAAATGGCTAAGCTCTGCTCTACTCATCAAACGTCTTAACTCTTCTCATCTCTGCTACAGTTCACTATACATAGTTTAATCCATTTTGGCAAGGTTCGATTTGCCCTTAGCTTCCAGAGGAAGCGGCCAAATCAGGACGCAGTGCCTTCGCACCGTTTAAATAAACATGTTGAATTTCCTTTTGTGATTTCTCTGTATTCACATGGATCATAAAGCGAATGCACTTCTCCAGTGCTCCTTTGACCGGAACCTCCAAGGAACACATTAAGGGCACTAGCTCCCATCCAGTCAGCTCACGAATCGCCTTGGCCGGAAAGGCAGCATCAAGATCTTGAGTAAGTGTAATCCATACGCTGCAGATGGCTTCCGGCTCAAGCTGATTACGTTCTACGATCTCTTGAAGCAGCTTGGAAGTTTCCTTCATAATCTCTGCTTCCGTGTTGCTCGTTACCGTTGTTGCACCTCGTATACCTCTTGTGTACATCATGCGTTTACGCCTCTTTCTTTCAGCCCATCGATAACATCCCTGACGTCCTGTACTCGAACATCATTCGCAACGACAACTTCACCGATCTTGGTCGGGATGATAAAGACCATTAGGCCTTCTCTAAATTTTTTGTCATGCATCATAGCTGCCAGAATATCATCTGTACTCATGTCAGCCGGAAGTGATGTAGGCAAATTCAATGATTCGAGCATGCGCCTCGTCGTTGTGTACAGCACCGGATCGGCTCCTCTTAATACGCCGAGCTGTGCGGCACCAACCATTCCGATCGAGATGGCCTCACCATGCAGAAATTTGCCATATCCTGCGATCGCTTCAATCGCATGACCGATGGTGTGACCCAGGTTCAGTGTAGCCCGAATCCCATTTTCTCTTTCGTCCTGGGATACGATATCTGCCTTGATCGAACAGCCGCGCAGCAAACCATATACGAGTGAATCCTTATCTAAGGAGAGCAGCTTATTCGCATGCTCTTCACACCAGTAGGCAAACTCCTCGTCTTGAATCAGTCCGTGCTTCAGCATTTCTGCAAGACCTGCCGAAACTTCCCGTGGAGGCAGCGTCTTCAGCGTGTCCACATCATACAGAACAAACTCGGGTTGATGAAATGCTCCGATGATATTTTTGGCAAGCGGATGGTTGACCGCTACTTTGCCCCCTACGCTGCTGTCATGAGCAAGGATTGTTGTCGGAATCTGCACAAATCGAATCCCACGCATATAAGTAGCAGCAACGAAGCCAGCCAAATCACCGACGACTCCACCGCCAAGGGCTAGAATAGCAGAGCTTCGATCAAGACCTCCTTCAATCGCTAGGGTCATCATTTCCGTGTAAACGGTGAGAGACTTGGACGTCTCTCCACTCTGAACCACGGCGGATACAACCTTGTAGCCTGCTTGCTCCAAGGAGTCCTTCACAATTTGCAAATAATACGGAGCGATTTGATCGTCCGTAATAACCATGATCGGACTCTTGCTGCTTACTCCGTGCTGAGCCAGATGGCTGCCTGTCTTAGCAAGCAGCCCGCTGCCGATATAAATAGGGTATGAACGTTCGCCCAGGTCAACATTCAGCGTCTTCATGATTAGTAACGCTCCAACTGGGCATTATAGTTCTCCAGATTGGCTCTTATCTCCTCAATGGAATCGCCGCCGAATTTCTCCAGGAATGCCTTTGCGATCTCCCAGGCAACCACATGCTCCATGACTACACTGGCAGCAGGAACTGCGCAAGCATCTGAACGTTCCACTTGAGCTGTAAACGGCTCTTTTGTATCAATATCTACACTTTGCAGTGGTTTGTATAACGTAGGAATCGGCTTCATTACACCGCGTACAACGACAGGCATGCCGTTCGTCACACCGCCTTCAAATCCGCCCAGGCGATTGGATGCACGATGGTATCCCTTATCCTCACTGTACAGGATTTCATCATGAACCTGTGATCCCGGAATCGTACCCGCTTCAAATCCAATACCGATCTCGACACCTTTGAAGGCATTAATCGACATGACAGCCTGAGCAATACGTCCATCAAGCTTACGATCATACTGTACATAGCTTCCAAGCCCGACAGGAACACCTTCCACGACACATTCTACAATGCCGCCAATCGAGTCCCCATCTTTCTTGATCTGATCAATGTAAGCTTCCATCTTCTTCTCTGTTTCAGGATCCGTTACACGGACCGAGGAAGCTTCTGTGCGGCTGCGCAGCTCTTCAATCGGCAGTTCCTCATACGGAGCTTCAATCTCACCGATTCGCAGCACACGGCCCGCAATCTGTATGCCGAACTCTGCCAGAAGCTGACGTGCAATGGCTCCAACCGCTACTCTTACCGTCGTTTCCCGAGCACTGGAACGCTCAAGCACATTTCTGAGATCCTTCAGATTGTATTTAAGTCCGCCATTCAGATCAGCATGTCCTGGTCTTGGACGATGCACTCTGCGCTTCTCTTCATCTGTACCTTCAATCGGTTCAATATTCATAATGTTGCGCCAGTGCGTCCAGTCCTTGTTCTCCACGACTAGAGCTACCGGGGCTCCTGTTGTATATCCATGGCGAATACCGCCAACAAATTCAGCTGTATCTTTCTCAATTTGCATCCGACGCCCGCGTCCATATCCCTTCTGGCGGCGATGCAGCTGAAAATTCAGCTCCTCAAAATCCACTTTCATATTACTTGGAAGTCCCTCTACGATTGCTGTCAATTGGGGTCCGTGCGTTTCCCCTGCGGTTAAATAACGAAGACTCATAATACGTTCCCCCTTTATACTGTTAAGCTTTAAACTGCTAAAATGTTTAATCTTTGATCATTATAGTATAGCATGTTATGTTTGACAAGAATGGATCTGATTTCGCCTCACTCCAGTTATGCGATTGGCGAAACAAAGAAACGCCTATCCTCACCATAGGACAGGCGTTTCCGTATAGGTTTCATTACTTGCCAGCAGATAGTCCGGCCCGCCATGACAGCTCATGTCGATCAGCGTCTGACTGAGGCTTGATCTCACCAAGCATTCGCTCCATTTGAGTCGTGTCCAGCCCGATAATCTGGGCACATTCCCGGATATTGATAAGTCCTTGTCTATATGCAGCGATTACCGTTCTTTTATCCATTTCATTACCCCCAAAAAGTCTTCACACAGATAGTTCCAGTATAGGTCAATTCATACTCGAACTATACTTATACAGACTTTTGGTAAAAAAAGGTGTCCACCGAAACCAGATTATATTGAGCGGGAGAAAAAATCTGCTCTGTGCTTCCCACGAACAATACCCCGCCAGGTCTAAGCGCTTTGGCGAACTTTTGATACAGTAAATGCTTGGCCTCTTCCGTAAAATATATCATTACATTTCGGCAAACAATGAGATCAAAGCCTTCTTCGAATGGATCAGACAGCAAGTTCTGCTTGCTAAAGCGCACCGCCTGTTTCAGCTTAGGATCAATATGATACTGAAGCCCATCCTCGGTAAAATAACGTCTGCACACGGACTCAGGTACCTCTCTCAGTGAACGCTCCAGATATGTACCCTTACTGGCTCTGGCCAGAGCACCTTCATCAATATCGGTAGCACGCAATTCCGTCTGGTTTAACAAGCCTAACATATCCACAATCATAGCCAATGTGTAAGGCTCTTCCCCAGTAGAACAGGCGGCACTCCAGATCTTGAGCTTCTGGTGATCCCGGGTCAGACTAGGCAGAATGCGATCTTTAAGCACTTCCCATCTGTTCCGGTTACGCCAAAATTCAGAGACATTGATGGTCATCCGATCCAGAAATTCAAGAAATAAAGCTTTGTTGCGGGTCATTTCTTCAAAAAAGGATGCAAAGCTCTCATGCCCGTGCTTGTTACGAAGCGTCGTAAGTCTTCGTTTCATTTGAGCTTCTTTATATTGCGAAAGATCAATACCCGTGGCCTGTTTTACATTACGAATAAATAGCAAGTAATCGGATTGCGTAGTTTCAATCTCTAGATTGGACACCTGAAACCTTCTTTCTTAGGAAAAGAACCGCACATTTTAAGTCCAGACAGCAATCGTTTTGTCATAAGCTACAAGTTCTTCTTCTGCAAAGAAGTTACGGAGTTCTCTGGCCGCACTCTCTGGTGAATCAGAGCCATGAATCAAATTATGTGGTGTGATCGCCGCAAAATCCCCCCGAATCGTCCCAGGAAGCGCTTCTTTCACATTCGTCTTGCCGATGAGCATCCGTGATAGAGTGATGATGTCTTCGCCTTCCCATACCATCGCAAATACAGGTCCGGAAGTAATGAAGGACACCAAGTCATCAAAGAAAGGTTTGCCATCATGCTCGGCGTAGTGACGTTTAGCTTGTTCATCTGTGACCTGTACAAACTTGCCTGCCACCAGCTTAAACCCCTTGTCCTCAAACCGGCTAATAATGCGCCCAATCAATCCACGCTGAACCCCATCTGGTTTCACCATTAAAAAAGTACGCTCCATCGTCTATTCCCTCCAGGCTTTGTTTAAGAATCAGGGCGTGTCTTAAACTCTAAAACAGATTTCACTCCAGTGATTTTTAAGACACGCCCCAGCTAGCTGCATAATGACTTTCGACTTGCTTTCTTGATGTTCCTGCCAGGTTAATATGAACGTTTTACAACAAAATGAGCGATATCCCGTAGATTTTTCTTCGTCTTAATGTCAGGAAGTCCTTCCAGCGCATCAAGAGCTTTATTCATATATCGGTCAGCCAGTGCCTCTGCTTTAGCCATTCCATCGCTTTCACGAATCATGCCTACTGCAGCTTGCACGGACCCCTTGTCTCCATCTTCATGAATCCGGTGAATAAGCTGGAGCAGATCCTCCCGAATACGCTCTTCCTGCAATGCGAAAATAACGGGTATCGTAATATTGCCTTGAAGCATGTCACTTCCAGGCGGCTTGCCGAGCTGCTTCTCTGTGCCTCTTAGATCAAGCAAATCATCCTGAATCTGAAAGGCCATGCCTACATTATAGCCATAGCTGTAGAGTCTTCTGCACACCTCTTTATCCGCACCGGCCGCCACAGCCCCAAGCTGACAGCTGATTGCGATGAGGAGTGCTGTTTTGCGGCGTATCCGCAGCAAATAGTTACGCACATTTTGATCGGTGTTAAAGAAGTCCCTGATCTGTTCCATCTCGCCGATCGTCATTTGCACCATCGCCTTCGCCATCGTCTGATGGATCAGCGGATTAGGCAGCTCCGCTATAATTGACATGGCACGTGCATAGATGTAGTCACCCGTATACATCGCGATACGATTGTCCCATTTCGATTTGACGGTAAGCTGCCCTCGTCTTGTTTCTGCATTGTCGATTACATCATCATGAACAAGCGACGAGGAATGGATCAGTTCAAGCGGAACTGCCACGTGCTTCAATACCTCAATGTCATAGTTCCCGAACTTTCCCCCAAGCAGGACAAAGACCGGTCTGAGCCGTTTGCCGCCTGCCTTAAGCAAATGAAGCGAAGTTTCCGCAAGCAGAGGCTCACTCGTTTCTACACCGCGGTATAACTCTTTCTCTATATAACTTATATCCTTCTTTAGTGCAGTCAAAATATCAAGTAGTTTCATTCCGTCACCCGTATCAGCTTATTCTCATTCCAGAGATCCACCTGGACCTCATGCTCCATGAGACCAAGCTCATGTGCATAACGGAAATACAGCTGCAGCCCTCGCAACTCATTTTCGCCAAAATCGTAAACCAAATTTCTAAAATACGCATACCAATAGGCTTCAGAACCGCCAATGTGCTGTACTGCATGCCTAACAACGGGTGCAAGATCCCGCAGGCTCGCTGTCTTGCTGTTATAAAACGCCTCAGCTATCTCTTTGACAGTGTCTGCATTATTGTCCGCGAAGCTTCGATTTACTGCCCACACGGCATAAGTCATCTGGTGCCCGGTATACCGATACCATAACTCACCAAGATCGTAAACATGATAAGGATGGTCTGCCCAGGACGCTTTGATAGCGTGATCTCCAATAAGCAGAGCCGCATCTGCATTTTCCATCATACGCTCAAGCTCAGGCTCCATCGTAATATAATCAGGATTACCCTCATAGAACTTCGTCATAATCACTTTGAGCAAATTTACTGAGGTTGCTGAAGTATTGGTCAGAGCAATCGTACGGTTTACGATAGATTCGATGGGCTCCTTGCTGAATAGCAAGATGGATTTTACTTCTCCGCGGCTGCTCACTGAAATATCCGGTAACAGAAGTAATCGATCAGATGCCATGCCGTATGCAAAGGACGACATCGCGCTTAAGTCCAGCGTTCCTTCATGAATACGTTCATTCAACCTGGCCGGCACCTCTGTAATCAGCTCTGCCGGATTCATAAGGGCAGCCGGCTCGAAGTAATGATACATGGGCCATGCATTGGTATAGCTTATTTTTCCGATGGTGGTTACTTGATGTAATTCCTTCAATTCTCCTCCCCCCATCTCTTAAACAAGTTATGCTCGATGTGAAGAACATCCAGTACTTTACCCACCAAGAAATGGATAAGGTCATCCATCGTTTTAGGATGATAATAGAATGCCGGCATCGCTGGAATCATTTTGACACCAAGCCGGCTCAGCTTCAGCATATTTTCCAGGTGAATCGCATGAAGCGGTGTTTCCCGGGGCACCAGTACGAGTGGACGTCCTTCCTTCATCATGACATCAGCCGCCCTAGCCATCAGGTTATCCGAGGCTCCGTGCGCGATCGCTGACAACGTCCCCATCGAACACGGCATAATAATCATTCCATCCATTAAGAAGGACCCGCTCGCAATGGAAGCTCCTATATCGCTAACAGGGTGATATATAAGAGAACCGGGACGGTTCCCGAACTTCTCGTTCAAAATCCCTTCCCGGTCCGAAACATTCCAGCCTAGTTCTTCTTTTAACACACGCCAGCCTGCATTCGAAACGACAAGATGTATCTCGTATTCCTGATCAAGCAATGTCTCAATCAACCTGACTCCGTATATACTGCCACTCGCGCCTGTTATGCCGACTGCGAGTCTTTTTAATCTATTCATAGGTTAGATCACCACCGCATCGATCAGAGTAAACAATAGAATGACCATGCTGACCCAGCTGTTCAGCGTAAAGAATGCGGTCTGTACCCGGCTCATATCGTTTGGTGACACAATCATATGCTCATATATAAGAAGTCCGCATGATATTAGTATACCTATTGCATATATCCAGCTCAAATCCGTCATGAAGAATAAGGCAATAAATCCGATCGCCGTTATGATATGAAAATATTTTGCGATATTCAGTGCACCTTGGGTTCCAAATCGGGAAGGGATGGAATACACGCCTTCCTTCTGGTCAAAATCGATATCCTGACAAGCATATATAATATCAAAGCCTGCCGTCCAAAAAGCGGCAGCGAGATACAGCACCATCGCAGTAAGATTTATTTCCCCGGTCACTGCAACCCACCCGCCGAGCGGGGCTAGACCAATCGTCAAACCGAGAACAACATGGCACAGCCATGTAAACCGTTTGGTATAAGAGTAAATAACGAGCATAAACACCGCGATCGGCAGCAGCTTCACCGATAAGGGATTGAGCTGTGATGCGGCCCAGAATAACAGAATAAACGATATGATTACAAAAATAACAACTTCACTTATCTTGAGCAGTCCTGCAGGTATGGCTCTTCCGGCTGTACGTGGATTTTTGCCATCGATAACCCGGTCAATCATTCGGTTTAAACCGAAGGCTGCACTTCGGGCTCCCACCATGGCGAGCAGAATCCACCCAATCTCTGCCCAGAATGGCAGCCTTCCATTGATTTCAGTAGAGCCAAGAATGGCTCCCATAAACGCAAATGGCAGAGCAAACAAGGTATGCTCTATTTTAATCATTTCCAGAAAAATAGCGATCTTTTTAAACATGCTGACTCTCCTTGCTCCCAATATGTAATGCTGCGATTCCGCCGGTCAGCGGATAGGACCTCACATCCTTGAGTCCCGTTTCTCTGAAGATTTGTTCAAGCTCTTCTCTTCCAGGAAACATCGCTAGAGAGTCAGGCAGCCATTTGTACTGTTCGTAGCGTTTAGCAAGAAGCTTGCCCATAACAGGAAGTATACGTCTAAAATAAAAATAATAAATCCCCTTGAATGGCTGCCAGGTCGGCTTTGACAGCTCCAGACATACGACCATTCCGCCCGGCTTGACGACCCGCTGCATCTCTAACAGCACTTGTCTTAGATCCGGGACATTGCGGAGACCAAAGCCGATGGTTACATAATCAAAAGAATGATCTTCATAAGGAAGCTGCATGGCATTCCCTTGAACAAGCGTAATTTGCTGATCTCGGCCCTGCTGTGCCACCTTCTCCTGTCCGACTGCAAGCATATTGCTGCTGAAATCCAGTCCATTGATGTGACCTGTTTCACTTGCTTCTGCAAGGCTGATCGTCCAGTCGCAGGTCCCGCAGCATACATCCAGTGCCGTTTGCCCACGCTGCACATTCATCTTCTTCATTGTGAACTTTCGCCAAGCCTTGTGACGCCTGAAGCTGAGCGTATCGTTCATAAAATCGTATTTACTAGCAATGCTTTGAAACACCGAATGAACGTGCTGCTCCTTCGGATTCTCCCCTTCATGCTGCATGTTCGAACCACCTTTTATTCACTTATCAAACAACTTTGCCAGGTGCTCTGTATGTACGGTACGATTCCATCATCTTCATGATCTCCTGTACAACCACCTGATCGCTTACTTCATTCTCAATAAATCGTTCAGTATCATTCACCGAATGACGAAGCTTGTCCGTTAAAAATTCCTGTGTTCTGTGCTTAAGTGTAAGCTGAATCCACTCATTAGGCTCAAGCTCATTCCTGTTGAGGGCTTCCTTAACACTCGAATCCGTATGGCTTAGAATCTGATAATAGGCAAGACGATAACGAGAGCGCTCCATATCTCTCACATGTTCGATTTCCTCAATAAGCATATCAAATAAACTAAATGCGCTGAGCAGTCGATCGAACAACGAGACTTCTCCTGGGGAAATCATGCTCTGAAACGAAAGAAACAGCTGCTTCTTCAGCTGCACGGATTCGTTAACGTATTCCTCAGCTGTAACCAGCTGTCGTCTCATGCGATTGTACAGATTCATTTTCCGTTCGTTGACGATACAGATTCCTTCACTAAGTGACGCAACAATGGAGATTTGACCTGCTGCAGCCAGCAGTTGATAGAACCTCGCGCTGAAATAATCTCCGCCAAGCACTTTTAGCTGTCGAGATCGCATCTCCTGCTCCTTCAGATCTTCCTCATGAACATCGATCATCTCATGTGTATCGAGTCCCATTTGTACAAGCGCAGTAACGAGGGAATATAACTCACTATGCTCCGCTGACCAAACCGGTCCACGATTCAAAAAAAACTCAAGCAGCCGTACACGGCCATCAGGAAAATTCGGAATTTCCGTATGCCGCTGAATCATATCATAGTTTGTATATTTTTTTGCAAGATTAGGTACGCGGTATGTAGTCATCCTGATCCTCCGAGCCATTAAA
This sequence is a window from Paenibacillus urinalis. Protein-coding genes within it:
- the aroH gene encoding chorismate mutase; amino-acid sequence: MYTRGIRGATTVTSNTEAEIMKETSKLLQEIVERNQLEPEAICSVWITLTQDLDAAFPAKAIRELTGWELVPLMCSLEVPVKGALEKCIRFMIHVNTEKSQKEIQHVYLNGAKALRPDLAASSGS
- the aroB gene encoding 3-dehydroquinate synthase, which translates into the protein MKTLNVDLGERSYPIYIGSGLLAKTGSHLAQHGVSSKSPIMVITDDQIAPYYLQIVKDSLEQAGYKVVSAVVQSGETSKSLTVYTEMMTLAIEGGLDRSSAILALGGGVVGDLAGFVAATYMRGIRFVQIPTTILAHDSSVGGKVAVNHPLAKNIIGAFHQPEFVLYDVDTLKTLPPREVSAGLAEMLKHGLIQDEEFAYWCEEHANKLLSLDKDSLVYGLLRGCSIKADIVSQDERENGIRATLNLGHTIGHAIEAIAGYGKFLHGEAISIGMVGAAQLGVLRGADPVLYTTTRRMLESLNLPTSLPADMSTDDILAAMMHDKKFREGLMVFIIPTKIGEVVVANDVRVQDVRDVIDGLKERGVNA
- the aroC gene encoding chorismate synthase, which encodes MSLRYLTAGETHGPQLTAIVEGLPSNMKVDFEELNFQLHRRQKGYGRGRRMQIEKDTAEFVGGIRHGYTTGAPVALVVENKDWTHWRNIMNIEPIEGTDEEKRRVHRPRPGHADLNGGLKYNLKDLRNVLERSSARETTVRVAVGAIARQLLAEFGIQIAGRVLRIGEIEAPYEELPIEELRSRTEASSVRVTDPETEKKMEAYIDQIKKDGDSIGGIVECVVEGVPVGLGSYVQYDRKLDGRIAQAVMSINAFKGVEIGIGFEAGTIPGSQVHDEILYSEDKGYHRASNRLGGFEGGVTNGMPVVVRGVMKPIPTLYKPLQSVDIDTKEPFTAQVERSDACAVPAASVVMEHVVAWEIAKAFLEKFGGDSIEEIRANLENYNAQLERY
- a CDS encoding CheR family methyltransferase; protein product: MSNLEIETTQSDYLLFIRNVKQATGIDLSQYKEAQMKRRLTTLRNKHGHESFASFFEEMTRNKALFLEFLDRMTINVSEFWRNRNRWEVLKDRILPSLTRDHQKLKIWSAACSTGEEPYTLAMIVDMLGLLNQTELRATDIDEGALARASKGTYLERSLREVPESVCRRYFTEDGLQYHIDPKLKQAVRFSKQNLLSDPFEEGFDLIVCRNVMIYFTEEAKHLLYQKFAKALRPGGVLFVGSTEQIFSPAQYNLVSVDTFFYQKSV
- the ndk gene encoding nucleoside-diphosphate kinase; amino-acid sequence: MERTFLMVKPDGVQRGLIGRIISRFEDKGFKLVAGKFVQVTDEQAKRHYAEHDGKPFFDDLVSFITSGPVFAMVWEGEDIITLSRMLIGKTNVKEALPGTIRGDFAAITPHNLIHGSDSPESAARELRNFFAEEELVAYDKTIAVWT
- a CDS encoding polyprenyl synthetase family protein; translated protein: MKLLDILTALKKDISYIEKELYRGVETSEPLLAETSLHLLKAGGKRLRPVFVLLGGKFGNYDIEVLKHVAVPLELIHSSSLVHDDVIDNAETRRGQLTVKSKWDNRIAMYTGDYIYARAMSIIAELPNPLIHQTMAKAMVQMTIGEMEQIRDFFNTDQNVRNYLLRIRRKTALLIAISCQLGAVAAGADKEVCRRLYSYGYNVGMAFQIQDDLLDLRGTEKQLGKPPGSDMLQGNITIPVIFALQEERIREDLLQLIHRIHEDGDKGSVQAAVGMIRESDGMAKAEALADRYMNKALDALEGLPDIKTKKNLRDIAHFVVKRSY
- a CDS encoding menaquinone biosynthetic enzyme MqnA/MqnD family protein; protein product: MYHYFEPAALMNPAELITEVPARLNERIHEGTLDLSAMSSFAYGMASDRLLLLPDISVSSRGEVKSILLFSKEPIESIVNRTIALTNTSATSVNLLKVIMTKFYEGNPDYITMEPELERMMENADAALLIGDHAIKASWADHPYHVYDLGELWYRYTGHQMTYAVWAVNRSFADNNADTVKEIAEAFYNSKTASLRDLAPVVRHAVQHIGGSEAYWYAYFRNLVYDFGENELRGLQLYFRYAHELGLMEHEVQVDLWNENKLIRVTE
- a CDS encoding UbiX family flavin prenyltransferase, which gives rise to MNRLKRLAVGITGASGSIYGVRLIETLLDQEYEIHLVVSNAGWRVLKEELGWNVSDREGILNEKFGNRPGSLIYHPVSDIGASIASGSFLMDGMIIMPCSMGTLSAIAHGASDNLMARAADVMMKEGRPLVLVPRETPLHAIHLENMLKLSRLGVKMIPAMPAFYYHPKTMDDLIHFLVGKVLDVLHIEHNLFKRWGEEN
- a CDS encoding UbiA-like polyprenyltransferase; amino-acid sequence: MFKKIAIFLEMIKIEHTLFALPFAFMGAILGSTEINGRLPFWAEIGWILLAMVGARSAAFGLNRMIDRVIDGKNPRTAGRAIPAGLLKISEVVIFVIISFILLFWAASQLNPLSVKLLPIAVFMLVIYSYTKRFTWLCHVVLGLTIGLAPLGGWVAVTGEINLTAMVLYLAAAFWTAGFDIIYACQDIDFDQKEGVYSIPSRFGTQGALNIAKYFHIITAIGFIALFFMTDLSWIYAIGILISCGLLIYEHMIVSPNDMSRVQTAFFTLNSWVSMVILLFTLIDAVVI
- a CDS encoding demethylmenaquinone methyltransferase, translating into MQHEGENPKEQHVHSVFQSIASKYDFMNDTLSFRRHKAWRKFTMKKMNVQRGQTALDVCCGTCDWTISLAEASETGHINGLDFSSNMLAVGQEKVAQQGRDQQITLVQGNAMQLPYEDHSFDYVTIGFGLRNVPDLRQVLLEMQRVVKPGGMVVCLELSKPTWQPFKGIYYFYFRRILPVMGKLLAKRYEQYKWLPDSLAMFPGREELEQIFRETGLKDVRSYPLTGGIAALHIGSKESQHV
- a CDS encoding heptaprenyl diphosphate synthase component 1; its protein translation is MTTYRVPNLAKKYTNYDMIQRHTEIPNFPDGRVRLLEFFLNRGPVWSAEHSELYSLVTALVQMGLDTHEMIDVHEEDLKEQEMRSRQLKVLGGDYFSARFYQLLAAAGQISIVASLSEGICIVNERKMNLYNRMRRQLVTAEEYVNESVQLKKQLFLSFQSMISPGEVSLFDRLLSAFSLFDMLIEEIEHVRDMERSRYRLAYYQILSHTDSSVKEALNRNELEPNEWIQLTLKHRTQEFLTDKLRHSVNDTERFIENEVSDQVVVQEIMKMMESYRTYRAPGKVV